In the Theobroma cacao cultivar B97-61/B2 chromosome 1, Criollo_cocoa_genome_V2, whole genome shotgun sequence genome, one interval contains:
- the LOC18611542 gene encoding 7-deoxyloganetin glucosyltransferase produces the protein MGSVETRKPHAVCIPYPSQGHVTPMMQLAKLLHSRGFHITFVNTEFNHRRLIRSKGPDSVKGLPDFRFETIPEGLPPSDRDATQDVPALCDSTRKNCLAPFLELLSKLNSSAQVPPVTCIISDGVMSFAIKAAEVLGIPEVQFWTASACSFMGYLQFSELLERGIIPFKNENFLSDGTLDTPIDWIPGMSNIRLRDIPSFIRVNNPNDIMFDFMGSEARNCLKAPAIIFNTFDEFEHEVLEAIAAKFPRIYTTGPLPSLARHMPDGPSKSITSSLWKEDTNCIEWLNKREPSSVVYVNYGSVTVMSEQHLKEFAWGLANSKHPFLWIVRPDVVMGDSAILPEEFFEEIKDRALITSWCAQYQVLSHPSVGVFLTHCGWNSTMEAICGGVPVICWPFFADQQTNCRYACTTWGIGMEVDHDVKRENIEFLVKEMMEGDAGKKMKEKALEWKKKAEAATDVGGASYNDFDRFVKEALHHG, from the exons ATGGGTTCAGTTGAGACCAGGAAACCACATGCTGTTTGCATTCCGTATCCATCACAAGGCCATGTTACCCCCATGATGCAACTGGCTAAGCTCTTGCACTCAAGAGGCTTCCATATAACCTTTGTTAACACCGAGTTCAACCATAGGCGCTTGATCAGGTCCAAAGGGCCAGACTCTGTTAAAGGCCTGCCTGATTTCCGGTTCGAAACGATTCCAGAAGGGCTGCCACCCTCTGATCGTGATGCAACTCAGGATGTTCCAGCGCTATGTGATTCAACACGAAAGAATTGTCTGGCTCCATTCTTAGAGCTACTCTCGAAGTTAAATTCCTCAGCCCAAGTACCGCCTGTTACTTGCATTATTTCGGATGGAGTTATGAGCTTCGCTATTAAGGCTGCTGAAGTACTAGGCATACCAGAAGTTCAATTTTGGACTGCCTCAGCTTGTAGCTTCATGGGATATCTACAATTCAGTGAACTACTCGAAAGAGGCATCATTCCATTCAAAA ATGAAAATTTTCTTAGCGATGGCACTCTTGATACACCTATTGATTGGATCCCTGGAATGAGTAACATTCGCCTCAGAGATATTCCGAGTTTTATTAGAGTGAACAATCCAAATGATATTATGTTTGATTTCATGGGATCAGAAGCACGAAATTGCCTCAAAGCTCCTGCGATCATCTTCAACACGTTTGATGAGTTTGAACATGAAGTGCTAGAAGCAATCGCCGCCAAATTCCCTCGAATTTATACTACAGGGCCACTGCCCTCGCTTGCCAGGCACATGCCAGACGGTCCATCAAAGTCAATAACATCAAGCCTATGGAAAGAAGACACAAACTGCATTGAATGGCTTAACAAAAGGGAACCAAGTTCAGTTGTGTACGTGAATTATGGTAGCGTGACTGTGATGTCAGAGCAGCATCTGAAAGAATTTGCCTGGGGGCTGGCTAATTCTAAGCACCCATTTTTATGGATCGTTAGGCCTGATGTTGTGATGGGCGATTCTGCAATTCTGCCTGAAGAATTTTTCGAGGAGATAAAGGATAGAGCATTGATAACAAGCTGGTGCGCCCAATATCAGGTTCTTTCACATCCTTCAGTTGGTGTTTTCCTAACACATTGTGGGTGGAATTCTACCATGGAAGCCATATGTGGAGGTGTACCGGTGATATGTTGGCCATTTTTTGCTGATCAACAAACAAACTGTCGGTATGCTTGCACCACTTGGGGCATTGGGATGGAGGTTGATCATGATGTAAAGCGAGAGAACATTGAGTTTTTGGTTAAGGAAATGATGGAAGGGGATgcaggaaagaaaatgaaggagAAGGCTTTGGAATGGAAGAAGAAAGCAGAAGCAGCTACCGATGTTGGCGGAGCATCTTACAATGATTTCGATAGATTTGTTAAAGAAGCTCTCCATCATGGTTAA
- the LOC18611541 gene encoding 7-deoxyloganetin glucosyltransferase, whose translation MGSIGASKPHAVCVPYPSQGHVTPMMHLAKLLHSKGFHITFVNTEFNYRRLVRSKGAEAVKGLPDFRFDAIPDGLPHSDRDATQDIPALCDSTRKNCLAPFLELIAKLNSSSEVPPVSCIISDGVMSFGIKAGEILGIPEFQFWTASVCGFMGYLQYSELAKRGIVPFKDGNFISDGTLDTPIDWIPGMSNMRLKDIPSFIRTTDPNDIMFDFLGSEAQNCLKSSAIIFNTFDELEQEVLEAIVAKFPSVYTIGPLTLLGRHVPQSQLRSARSSLWKEDTSCIEWLNKREPNSVVYVNYGSVTVMSDHHLKEFAWGLANSKHPFLWIIRPDVVMGESAILPEEFFEEIKDRGLITSWCPQDEVLCHPSVGVFLTHCGWNFTLESISGGVPVICWPFFAEQQTNCRYACTKWGIGREVNPDVKRDDVKALVKEMMEGDNGKQMRQKALEWRSKAEVATDIGGSSYNNFDRFINEALSIMDKNETF comes from the exons ATGGGTTCAATCGGAGCCAGTAAACCCCATGCTGTTTGTGTTCCATATCCTTCACAAGGCCATGTTACCCCAATGATGCACCTAGCTAAGCTTTTGCACTCGAAAGGGTTCCACATAACCTTCGTTAACACTGAGTTCAACTATAGACGCCTGGTCCGGTCCAAAGGGGCAGAAGCTGTTAAGGGTCTGCCAGATTTTCGGTTTGATGCCATTCCGGATGGGCTGCCACATTCTGACCGTGACGCGACACAGGATATTCCAGCGCTATGTGATTCAACGCGGAAAAATTGTCTGGCTCCATTCTTGGAGCTAATAGCAAAGTTAAACTCCTCATCAGAAGTTCCTCCGGTTTCCTGCATTATTTCGGATGGAGTCATGAGCTTTGGTATTAAGGCAGGTGAAATACTTGGCATACCAGAGTTCCAGTTTTGGACTGCCTCAGTTTGTGGCTTCATGGGTTATTTGCAGTACAGCGAACTAGCGAAAAGAGGCATTGTTCCTTTCAAAg ATGGAAATTTCATTAGTGATGGCACTCTGGATACACCAATTGATTGGATCCCTGGTATGAGTAACATGCGCCTCAAGGATATTCCAAGCTTTATCAGAACCACTGATCCCAATGACATAATGTTTGATTTCTTGGGATCAGAAGCACAAAACTGCTTAAAATCTTCTGcaatcattttcaacacatttgACGAATTAGAACAAGAGGTGCTAGAGGCCATTGTTGCCAAATTCCCTTCTGTTTATACCATAGGTCCCCTGACCTTGCTCGGAAGGCATGTTCCTCAAAGCCAACTCAGATCAGCAAGGTCCAGCTTATGGAAGGAAGACACGAGCTGTATTGAATGGCTTAACAAAAGGGAACCCAATTCGGTGGTGTATGTGAATTACGGTAGTGTGACTGTGATGTCAGATCACCATCTGAAAGAATTTGCTTGGGGGCTTGCAAACAGTAAGCACCCATTTTTATGGATAATTAGGCCTGATGTGGTAATGGGTGAATCTGCTATTTTGCCAGAAGAATTTTTCGAGGAGATTAAGGATAGAGGATTGATAACAAGCTGGTGCCCCCAAGATGAAGTGCTCTGCCACCCATCGGTTGGTGTTTTCCTGACGCATTGTGGATGGAATTTTACATTAGAATCCATATCAGGAGGTGTGCCTGTAATCTGTTGGCCATTCTTTGCTGAGCAACAAACAAATTGTCGATATGCTTGCACCAAATGGGGCATTGGCAGGGAAGTTAATCCTGATGTAAAGCGTGATGATGTTAAGGCTCTTGTAAAGGAAATGATGGAAGGGGATAATGGAAAGCAGATGAGGCAGAAGGCGCTGGAATGGAGGAGCAAAGCAGAAGTTGCCACTGATATTGGAGGATCTTCTTACAATAATTTTGACAGATTCATTAATGAGGCTCTCTCCATCATGGAtaaaaatgaaactttctAG
- the LOC18611543 gene encoding 7-deoxyloganetin glucosyltransferase, with protein sequence MGSLNKPHAVFVPYPAQGHVNPLMQLAKLLHSRGFYITFVNTEFNHKRLVRSKGPGFVKGLPDFQFETIPDGLPPSARDATQDIWALSDSVQKNCLGPFRELLAKLNSSTGSPPVSCIISDGSMTFTIKAAEELGIPEAQFWTTSACGFMAYLHFSELIKAGIVPFKDENFIKDGTLDTPVPGVPGMMNMRLKDFPTLIRTTDPRDIMLNFMSEEAQNCLKSSAIILNTLEELEHQALGAIAARSPNIYTIGPLSLLERHTPLSQAESLRSSLWKEDSKCLGWLDKRQSSSVLFVSFGSITVMSDQHFKEFAWGLANSKVPFLWVVRPDVVMGNSGILPKEYYEEIEDRGLMVKWCPQDQVLTHPSVGAFLTHCGWNSTLESISGGRPVICWPFFDEQPTNCLYSCTLWGIGIEISHDVKRDEVTTLVKEVMEGDKGKQMKNNALEWKKKAEEATNIGGSSYNNFNKFIKEILQIH encoded by the exons ATGGGTTCGCTTAACAAGCCTCATGCAGTCTTTGTCCCATACCCCGCACAAGGCCATGTAAATCCCTTAATGCAGCTAGCCAAGCTTTTACACTCAAGAGGCTTCTACATAACCTTTGTTAACACTGAGTTTAACCATAAGCGCCTAGTCAGGTCCAAAGGGCCAGGCTTTGTCAAGGGTCTGCCTGATTTTCAGTTTGAGACCATACCCGATGGGCTGCCGCCATCTGCTCGTGATGCAACCCAAGACATTTGGGCTCTATCTGATTCAGTTCAGAAAAACTGCTTGGGTCCATTTAGAGAGCTGCTAGCTAAGCTCAATTCTTCAACAGGATCTCCTCCAGTGAGCTGTATTATCTCAGACGGATCCATGACCTTCACCATCAAAGCAGCTGAGGAACTAGGCATACCTGAAGCTCAATTTTGGACCACCTCGGCTTGTGGTTTCATGGCATATTTGCATTTTAGTGAACTCATCAAAGCAGGCATTGTTCCATTTAAAG ATGAAAACTTCATCAAAGATGGCACACTGGATACACCAGTCCCCGGAGTTCCAGGCATGATGAACATGCGCCTTAAGGATTTCCCTACGTTGATCAGAACCACTGATCCAAGGGATAtaatgttaaatttcatgaGTGAAGAAGCACAAAATTGCTTAAAATCTTCTGCAATCATTCTAAATACACTTGAGGAGCTAGAGCATCAAGCGCTAGGGGCAATTGCTGCCAGGTCCCCTAACATATATACCATAGGCCCCCTTTCCTTGCTGGAAAGGCATACGCCTCTCAGCCAAGCTGAGTCTCTCAGGTCTAGCTTATGGAAGGAGGATTCCAAATGTCTCGGATGGCTTGATAAGAGACAATCTAGCTCTGTTTTGTTTGTAAGCTTTGGCAGCATAACCGTGATGTCAGACCAACACTTCAAGGAATTTGCATGGGGGCTTGCAAATAGCAAAGTCCCATTTTTATGGGTGGTAAGGCCTGATGTGGTTATGGGGAATTCCGGTATCTTGCCTAAAGAATACTATGAGGAGATTGAGGACAGAGGATTGATGGTGAAGTGGTGCCCACAAGATCAAGTGCTTACTCACCCGTCAGTAGGTGCCTTTCTTACACACTGTGGATGGAATTCTACATTGGAAAGTATCAGTGGAGGTAGGCCTGTGATCTGTTGGCCTTTCTTTGACGAACAGCCGACAAATTGTCTATATTCATGCACTCTATGGGGAATCGGCATAGAGATTAGCCATGACGTGAAGCGTGATGAAGTTACAACTCTAGTGAAGGAAGTGATGGAAGGAGACAAAGGCAAGCAAATGAAAAACAATGCTTTAGAATGGAAGAAGAAAGCAGAGGAGGCGACTAATATTGGAGGATCATCTtacaataattttaacaaattcATTAAGGAAATTCTACAAATTCATTAA